A genomic stretch from Halopiger aswanensis includes:
- a CDS encoding ABC transporter substrate-binding protein, with translation MADDSSNHTAPTRRGYIKHGGAVVGGGLLAGCASDSGSENTTTGTTTGEEATPKGSSYSATLAPADKVTLESEPEDIFTMLGHHADMVLALGRGDDMNAMFAPEYHQGLYRKLTHHFDGVSIDWEGLYNSWPPKKEKLYELDSNVHIADPAKVATADGWDNSDVQEIEENVAPWFGNTLSGTNRTPPAGWKDQYEYYTLWEIFGKVAQLLGADERYRALASVRDSMVQTIEENRPPESERPTAALVLFSSSEDHKGWGYKMNHPGYYAAHTRPMGVTDALSEAFGEGYGESGRNMPFDYELLLEADPDVLLVLGSMTAYFNPDEIRKTLENHEVASDLTAVKEGNVYAQGARRQGPILNLFQLEMTAKQLYPNQFGEWPGYQNGKPYPQIPEEEQLFDRQRVANIINGDL, from the coding sequence GTGGCAGACGATTCCAGCAACCACACGGCACCGACGCGCAGAGGCTACATAAAACACGGCGGCGCAGTCGTTGGCGGCGGACTGCTTGCCGGCTGTGCCAGCGACTCCGGGTCAGAGAACACTACTACCGGGACGACTACTGGGGAGGAGGCGACTCCCAAGGGCAGTTCGTACTCGGCGACGCTCGCGCCAGCAGACAAGGTCACGCTCGAGTCGGAACCTGAAGACATCTTCACGATGCTAGGCCACCACGCCGACATGGTGCTGGCGCTCGGTCGGGGCGACGATATGAACGCGATGTTCGCGCCAGAATACCACCAAGGGTTGTACCGGAAGTTAACACACCACTTCGACGGGGTTTCTATCGACTGGGAGGGGTTGTACAACTCGTGGCCACCGAAGAAGGAGAAACTGTACGAACTCGACAGCAACGTCCACATCGCTGACCCGGCGAAAGTTGCGACTGCCGATGGATGGGACAACAGCGACGTACAAGAGATTGAGGAGAACGTCGCGCCGTGGTTCGGAAACACGCTCAGTGGCACCAACCGGACGCCGCCAGCGGGCTGGAAGGACCAGTACGAGTACTACACGTTGTGGGAGATCTTCGGCAAGGTCGCACAGTTGCTCGGAGCGGACGAACGGTACCGGGCTCTCGCGTCCGTCCGTGACTCGATGGTTCAGACCATCGAGGAGAACCGCCCACCGGAGAGCGAGCGACCGACCGCGGCGCTGGTGTTGTTCTCGTCGTCGGAAGATCACAAGGGATGGGGCTACAAGATGAACCATCCGGGCTACTACGCCGCACACACGCGTCCGATGGGGGTCACCGACGCGCTGTCCGAGGCCTTCGGAGAGGGATACGGCGAGAGCGGGCGAAACATGCCGTTCGACTACGAACTGCTCCTCGAAGCGGACCCGGACGTGTTGCTCGTCCTCGGTTCGATGACGGCGTATTTCAACCCTGACGAGATTCGGAAGACCCTCGAAAACCATGAGGTAGCCAGCGACCTCACCGCCGTCAAGGAGGGCAACGTCTACGCGCAGGGTGCGCGACGACAGGGTCCGATTCTCAACCTGTTCCAGCTCGAGATGACTGCGAAGCAGCTCTACCCCAACCAGTTCGGCGAGTGGCCCGGCTACCAGAACGGTAAACCGTATCCACAGATTCCTGAAGAGGAGCAACTGTTCGACCGCCAGCGTGTCGCGAATATCATCAACGGAGACCTCTAA
- a CDS encoding inorganic phosphate transporter, with the protein MIETILLIGIVASIFVGFNIGGSSTGIAWGPAVGAGVVKKTTAAAIMTVFVFLGGWTVGRNVMETLSEGIITIDLNLAAGVAVLFFIGLGILVANIFGVPVPTSMTTVGAIAGLGLATDTLNYASMAEIMTWWFVTPFIGFWIGGVIGRYIYPEVNRRVQIEKSDGPLLVVDRRGPIPTPALGPNTTRSELVSTTVVLLIGCYMAFSAGASNVPNAAAPLVGEAGGLDTDIAIVIATLAIGLGGFTIARRTMESVGGELSDIPLLAALFVMVIASTITTLLSWIGIPISLVMGTVMTIVGIGWGRATRPITVREAVTRDVEDAEIVPGAITIGEIEDDPVAPIGEEEPVEVLETGTLFNPQAVIKYVSMWIIGPAMSTILAYGFFRLIPGVA; encoded by the coding sequence ATGATTGAGACCATTCTTCTCATTGGTATTGTCGCCTCAATTTTTGTCGGGTTTAATATCGGCGGTTCATCGACCGGGATTGCGTGGGGTCCGGCCGTTGGTGCTGGAGTCGTGAAGAAGACGACGGCAGCAGCAATCATGACGGTTTTCGTCTTTCTCGGCGGTTGGACCGTTGGTCGCAACGTGATGGAGACGCTCAGTGAGGGCATCATCACTATCGATCTCAATCTGGCGGCAGGCGTTGCCGTCCTCTTTTTCATCGGGTTAGGAATTCTCGTCGCCAACATCTTCGGCGTCCCCGTCCCGACATCAATGACGACCGTCGGGGCGATTGCTGGACTCGGACTGGCGACTGACACCCTCAACTATGCGTCAATGGCAGAAATCATGACATGGTGGTTCGTCACGCCGTTCATCGGGTTCTGGATCGGCGGGGTTATCGGACGCTACATTTATCCCGAGGTCAACCGTCGGGTCCAGATTGAGAAGTCCGACGGACCATTGCTCGTTGTTGACCGGAGGGGACCGATTCCGACACCGGCTCTCGGCCCAAACACGACCCGGTCGGAACTCGTCAGTACGACAGTCGTTTTGCTCATCGGATGCTATATGGCGTTCAGTGCCGGAGCGAGCAACGTCCCAAACGCGGCTGCACCGTTAGTTGGTGAGGCCGGCGGCTTGGACACGGACATCGCAATCGTCATCGCCACACTCGCTATCGGTCTCGGCGGGTTTACCATTGCTCGTCGCACGATGGAGTCAGTTGGCGGTGAACTGAGCGACATCCCGCTGCTGGCAGCCCTGTTCGTCATGGTAATCGCATCGACGATCACGACCCTGCTCTCTTGGATTGGCATTCCGATTAGCCTCGTGATGGGGACGGTGATGACAATCGTCGGCATTGGCTGGGGCCGTGCAACCCGTCCGATTACAGTCCGTGAGGCAGTGACACGCGATGTCGAAGACGCCGAGATCGTCCCCGGCGCGATTACTATCGGAGAGATTGAAGACGACCCGGTAGCCCCAATCGGTGAAGAGGAACCCGTGGAAGTCCTCGAAACGGGTACTCTCTTTAACCCCCAAGCGGTCATCAAATACGTCTCGATGTGGATTATCGGTCCAGCGATGTCTACGATCTTGGCCTACGGATTCTTTCGCCTTATCCCGGGAGTCGCCTGA
- a CDS encoding universal stress protein, with amino-acid sequence MLSRILVPMDDSEHASHALEYALDNHPEAEITVLHVVGVPSMMMGEAVSLALDDNINEAAADHAEPVFERAREIANERDREIDTSIGIGHPARDILDRAEDYDTIVLGAHGEDWNRATRRFLVGNITETVSKRAPIPVIIVR; translated from the coding sequence ATGCTCTCCCGAATTCTCGTTCCGATGGATGACTCCGAACATGCCAGTCACGCTCTTGAGTACGCTCTCGACAATCACCCCGAAGCGGAGATTACAGTCTTACACGTCGTCGGCGTCCCGTCGATGATGATGGGAGAGGCAGTCAGTCTCGCTCTCGACGACAATATCAATGAAGCTGCTGCCGACCACGCTGAACCCGTTTTTGAACGTGCCCGCGAAATTGCCAACGAGCGTGATCGAGAGATCGATACAAGTATCGGAATCGGCCATCCAGCCCGGGATATTCTGGACCGAGCCGAAGATTACGATACGATTGTACTTGGAGCTCACGGCGAGGACTGGAACCGAGCGACACGCCGGTTTCTCGTCGGGAACATCACGGAGACCGTGTCCAAACGAGCACCGATTCCTGTTATCATTGTCCGTTGA
- a CDS encoding DUF2391 domain-containing protein: protein MSLSADEPPEETTLEDLYEQLETLEETVDTSDERTEVRRTMRLVSRLSHNRAMNSVITRFTGKDKAEAFVGSVVIGLPMLVEGGVMEIGAFLATRPAFFVANLAMAVALVVGILYVADFREIQIHNPYFGVVPRRPVWVLGIAFATAAALMTLWGRVSWDEPWLDLCQVSVVFTAMAIGGSLGDILPGES, encoded by the coding sequence ATGTCGCTGTCAGCGGACGAACCACCCGAGGAAACCACCCTCGAGGATCTCTACGAACAACTCGAGACCTTAGAGGAGACGGTCGACACGTCCGACGAGCGCACGGAGGTGCGCCGGACGATGCGACTCGTGAGTCGACTGTCCCACAACCGGGCGATGAACAGCGTGATTACGCGGTTTACGGGCAAGGACAAGGCCGAAGCGTTCGTCGGCAGCGTCGTCATCGGGCTGCCGATGCTCGTGGAGGGCGGCGTGATGGAGATCGGCGCGTTTCTCGCGACGAGGCCGGCGTTTTTCGTCGCGAACCTCGCGATGGCAGTCGCGCTCGTCGTCGGAATCCTCTACGTCGCCGACTTTCGCGAGATCCAGATCCACAACCCCTACTTCGGCGTGGTTCCGCGGCGACCGGTCTGGGTACTGGGGATCGCGTTCGCGACGGCGGCGGCCCTGATGACGCTGTGGGGACGCGTGTCGTGGGACGAGCCGTGGCTCGATCTCTGTCAGGTGTCGGTCGTCTTCACGGCGATGGCGATCGGCGGCTCGCTGGGCGACATTCTGCCCGGCGAGAGCTGA
- a CDS encoding magnesium transporter, translating into MVRHDSAVDVYRQALPVILVSLVAGLFAGTLLGTETMRDGIESVPGLLLLLPAFLATRGGVYGSLGARLSSGLHQGIIDPHFEWNGPLRNAIIASFLNGMIVSVFIAVLAWVVLLVLGRSGSLLELVIILFVAALLSAFAMLGVLLTVIFKGYRRGLDPDNVIGPVVTTVGDVFGVVFLLVGVSVAGVLL; encoded by the coding sequence ATGGTGCGCCACGATTCCGCCGTCGACGTCTACAGACAGGCGTTGCCGGTTATCCTCGTCAGTCTCGTGGCGGGGCTGTTCGCGGGGACGCTGCTCGGTACCGAAACGATGCGAGACGGGATCGAGAGCGTCCCCGGCTTGTTGCTGTTACTGCCGGCGTTTCTCGCGACGCGGGGCGGCGTCTACGGCTCGCTCGGGGCGCGCCTCTCGAGCGGCCTTCACCAGGGGATCATCGACCCCCACTTCGAGTGGAACGGGCCGCTCAGGAACGCGATCATCGCGTCGTTCCTGAACGGCATGATCGTCTCCGTGTTCATCGCGGTGCTGGCCTGGGTCGTCTTGCTCGTGCTCGGGCGGAGCGGGAGCCTCCTCGAGCTCGTCATCATTCTGTTCGTCGCCGCGTTACTCTCGGCGTTCGCCATGCTCGGCGTCCTGCTGACGGTGATCTTCAAGGGCTATCGTCGCGGGCTCGACCCTGACAACGTCATCGGACCGGTCGTCACGACCGTCGGCGACGTCTTCGGCGTCGTCTTCCTGCTGGTTGGCGTCAGCGTTGCGGGGGTGCTCCTGTAG
- a CDS encoding magnesium transporter — protein sequence MSGNPEASVDEDHDDGLLEDWSVRNIVTTLVPLLIAMSVLQMVSGTVLESFEEELLENPSLLILVPVMIGTAGNLGSIMCARLSTQLHLGTLEFSPSNPGMRANVAAVLGLAATVFVLLGIASWAIGAFLGGTLGLGTLLVITMVSGMLLAVWVVIVSTVSVYVSYQLGYDPDDTTIPVVTNVCDITGVLILFAVVWVVL from the coding sequence ATGAGCGGGAACCCCGAGGCCAGCGTCGACGAGGATCACGACGACGGCCTGCTCGAGGACTGGTCGGTCCGAAACATCGTGACGACGCTCGTCCCGCTACTGATCGCGATGTCGGTGTTGCAGATGGTGTCGGGAACCGTCCTCGAGAGCTTCGAGGAGGAACTGCTCGAGAATCCCTCGCTCCTCATCCTGGTCCCGGTGATGATCGGCACCGCGGGCAACCTCGGGTCGATCATGTGCGCGCGCCTCTCGACCCAGTTGCACCTGGGGACGCTCGAGTTCTCGCCGTCGAATCCCGGGATGCGGGCGAACGTCGCCGCCGTGCTGGGACTGGCGGCGACGGTGTTCGTGTTGCTCGGCATCGCCTCGTGGGCGATCGGCGCGTTCCTCGGAGGGACCCTGGGGCTGGGAACGCTGCTGGTGATCACGATGGTCAGCGGGATGCTGCTTGCCGTCTGGGTGGTGATCGTCAGCACCGTCTCGGTGTACGTCTCCTACCAGTTGGGGTACGATCCCGACGACACGACGATTCCGGTCGTCACCAACGTCTGTGATATCACGGGCGTGTTGATCCTCTTCGCAGTGGTCTGGGTCGTGCTCTGA
- a CDS encoding cation:proton antiporter domain-containing protein, with amino-acid sequence MTAAEGGNLLVLVATIVGLGVASQLLSARFRIPSVLFLIVSGVVVGPEVFGILTVDSFGGSSGLSTIVGLSVAIIVFEGAFHLKVEKIREAPAAVFRLTTVGAAIAFLGTAGAVRFFLGADWDIALLIGALLVATGPTVVTPILKVVPVRDRVAATLETEGIVNDVTAAIVAVVLFKAMTVRELTADVYLQLFAERLGTGLLIGVIVAAVVWAVLQYVDISPDDAPRNARLLTLAGAIVAFGAADYVFAEAGVAAAATAGLILGNASLPYEEEIAAFKGDVTLLVLSFVFITLAALLEFDQLFALGLGGVAVVLTVMLVLRPLLVFISTRGGRFTNRERLFMSFVGPRGIIPASVATLFAIRLQTEAAPTNAAGADLLVGTVFLVILVTVVLEGGFARQIAEYLDVIPMRVLIVGGGRVGRSLAERLEERGENVVIIEEDKPVLERLRNDGFTARQGNGTDVEVLRGAGAENAKTVVAATGDDDANLLVAQLAKSSFDVQKVIARANEPSNAPAFEELGVETISAAESTAWAIDNQIERPALSDWMSELGRSGDVQEIEVTDGELAGKRIADVGSELPNGVLIALVSRNGTSEVPTPDVELQTGDHVTLIGRTEAVREAIERCGKPV; translated from the coding sequence ATGACGGCCGCGGAAGGCGGGAACCTGCTGGTTCTCGTCGCGACGATCGTCGGACTCGGGGTTGCCTCGCAACTCCTTTCGGCTCGATTTCGGATTCCGAGCGTGCTCTTTCTCATCGTCTCGGGCGTCGTCGTCGGGCCCGAAGTATTTGGCATCCTGACCGTCGACTCGTTCGGCGGGAGTAGCGGCCTCTCGACGATCGTGGGGTTGAGCGTCGCGATCATCGTCTTCGAAGGGGCGTTCCACCTCAAGGTCGAGAAGATCCGGGAAGCGCCGGCGGCCGTCTTCCGATTGACGACGGTCGGGGCGGCGATCGCGTTCCTGGGAACCGCGGGCGCGGTCCGGTTCTTCCTCGGGGCCGACTGGGATATCGCCCTGCTGATCGGCGCGCTGCTGGTCGCGACCGGCCCGACGGTGGTCACGCCGATCCTGAAGGTCGTCCCCGTCCGCGATCGGGTCGCGGCGACCCTCGAGACGGAGGGGATCGTCAACGACGTGACCGCGGCGATCGTCGCGGTCGTGCTGTTCAAGGCGATGACGGTCCGGGAACTGACGGCCGACGTCTACCTGCAGCTGTTCGCCGAGCGGCTCGGCACGGGGCTGTTGATCGGCGTCATCGTCGCCGCGGTCGTCTGGGCGGTGCTCCAGTACGTCGATATCTCGCCGGACGACGCCCCGCGGAATGCGCGGCTGTTGACGCTGGCGGGGGCGATCGTCGCCTTCGGCGCGGCTGACTACGTCTTCGCCGAGGCGGGGGTGGCGGCCGCGGCGACGGCCGGACTCATCCTCGGCAACGCCAGCCTCCCCTACGAGGAGGAGATCGCGGCGTTCAAGGGCGACGTGACGCTGCTCGTCCTCTCCTTTGTCTTCATCACGCTCGCGGCCCTGCTCGAGTTCGACCAACTGTTCGCGCTCGGGTTGGGTGGTGTCGCCGTCGTCTTGACCGTCATGCTCGTCCTCCGCCCGCTGCTGGTCTTCATCTCGACCCGCGGCGGCCGCTTTACGAACCGGGAACGTCTGTTCATGAGTTTCGTCGGCCCGCGGGGAATCATTCCGGCGTCGGTGGCGACGCTGTTCGCCATCCGGCTCCAAACCGAGGCGGCTCCGACCAACGCGGCGGGCGCGGATCTGCTCGTCGGCACGGTCTTTCTCGTCATCCTCGTCACGGTCGTCCTCGAGGGCGGCTTCGCCAGACAGATCGCCGAATACCTGGATGTGATACCGATGCGTGTACTCATCGTCGGCGGCGGCCGCGTCGGCCGCTCGCTGGCAGAACGACTCGAAGAGCGCGGTGAAAACGTCGTCATCATCGAGGAGGACAAGCCGGTCCTCGAACGGCTCCGCAACGACGGATTCACGGCCCGACAGGGCAACGGAACCGACGTCGAGGTGTTGCGCGGTGCCGGCGCGGAGAACGCCAAGACGGTCGTCGCGGCGACCGGCGACGACGACGCGAACCTCCTCGTCGCCCAGCTCGCGAAATCGAGCTTCGACGTCCAGAAGGTGATCGCTCGCGCGAACGAGCCCTCGAACGCGCCGGCGTTCGAGGAACTGGGCGTCGAGACGATTTCGGCGGCCGAGTCGACCGCGTGGGCGATCGACAATCAGATCGAGCGGCCGGCCCTCTCGGACTGGATGTCCGAACTCGGCCGCTCGGGCGACGTCCAAGAGATCGAAGTGACCGACGGCGAACTGGCCGGCAAGCGGATCGCCGACGTCGGCAGCGAACTGCCCAACGGCGTCCTCATCGCGCTGGTGAGTCGCAACGGCACGAGCGAGGTACCGACCCCGGACGTCGAACTGCAGACGGGAGACCACGTCACGCTCATTGGCCGGACCGAAGCGGTCCGCGAGGCGATCGAGCGCTGCGGCAAACCGGTGTAG
- a CDS encoding AMP-dependent synthetase/ligase gives MHWRDAEREYEDEVIDETTLGRMFEASAERNANRPAQQYKGGIYDRSLTDSVLPAATPGEFRTISYAEMRDIVRRLAAGFRDLGVERGDRIGIFANTRMEWAQCDFALLGAGAVVTTVYTGSSEEKVEYLLDDPDASGVVVENRELLERVLAVEDDLDLEFIVSMDDLEGHDAAERDDVFTLADLYERGDEVFDLATYQTWVDAPAMDDLASLIYTSGTTGKPKGVRLTHRNFRSNVNQVHRRFASRPDRDDDVPTLDETSRAVSYLPLAHVFERTAGHFVLFATGASVAYAESPDTLQEDFSLVEPTTATSVPRVYEKIYDRIREQASESAAKKRIFEWATDVGVAYQEADDPGPLLRAKRALADKLVFSTVREALGGEIELLISGGGSLSPELCQLYHAMGLPIHEGYGLTETSPVISVNPPGEVKIGTIGPPVVDVEIAIDESVADQAAFADDPGEVGELLVRGPNVTRGYWNKPGATDRSFTDDIDESEATVMADGEGKREASGQWFRTGDIVHRRPDDYLEFRDRAKQILVLSTGKNVAPAPIEDKFVSSEVVEQAMVVGDGEKFVGALIVPNTDHVREWAEREGIDLPADPEAMCDDERVREYVQREVDRVNEGLDGYETIKRFELVPQEFTEENEMLTPTMKKKRRAILDRFADRVDRIYEDA, from the coding sequence ATGCACTGGCGGGACGCCGAACGCGAGTACGAGGACGAGGTGATCGACGAGACCACCTTAGGACGGATGTTCGAGGCCTCGGCCGAACGCAACGCCAACCGGCCGGCCCAGCAGTACAAGGGCGGCATCTACGATCGCTCGCTGACCGATTCGGTCCTCCCCGCGGCGACGCCCGGCGAGTTTCGCACGATCTCCTACGCCGAGATGCGCGATATCGTCCGCCGGCTCGCGGCCGGCTTTCGCGACCTCGGCGTCGAGCGCGGCGACCGGATCGGCATCTTCGCGAATACCCGGATGGAGTGGGCCCAGTGTGACTTCGCCCTGCTCGGTGCCGGCGCGGTCGTGACGACCGTCTACACCGGATCGTCGGAAGAGAAAGTCGAGTACCTGCTCGACGACCCCGACGCGAGCGGCGTCGTCGTCGAGAACCGCGAACTACTCGAGCGCGTCCTCGCCGTCGAGGACGATCTCGATCTGGAATTTATCGTCTCGATGGACGACCTCGAGGGCCACGACGCCGCCGAGCGCGACGACGTGTTCACGCTCGCGGACCTCTACGAGCGCGGCGACGAGGTCTTCGACCTCGCGACCTACCAGACGTGGGTCGACGCGCCGGCGATGGACGATCTGGCGAGTCTGATCTACACGAGCGGGACGACGGGGAAACCGAAGGGCGTCCGCCTGACCCACCGGAACTTCCGGTCGAACGTCAACCAGGTCCACAGGCGGTTCGCATCCCGTCCCGACAGGGACGACGACGTGCCGACGCTGGACGAGACCTCCCGGGCCGTCTCCTATCTCCCGCTGGCCCACGTCTTCGAGCGCACGGCCGGGCACTTCGTGCTGTTCGCGACCGGCGCCTCCGTCGCGTACGCCGAGAGCCCGGACACGCTGCAGGAGGATTTCTCGCTCGTCGAGCCGACGACCGCCACGAGCGTCCCGCGGGTCTACGAGAAGATCTACGACCGGATTCGAGAGCAGGCGAGCGAGTCTGCCGCCAAGAAGCGCATCTTCGAGTGGGCCACCGACGTCGGCGTCGCGTACCAGGAGGCCGACGATCCGGGCCCGCTGCTGCGCGCGAAGCGAGCGCTCGCGGACAAACTCGTCTTCTCGACGGTCCGCGAGGCGCTGGGCGGCGAGATCGAACTCCTGATCAGCGGCGGCGGGAGCCTCTCGCCGGAGCTGTGCCAGCTCTATCACGCGATGGGGCTGCCGATCCACGAGGGGTACGGCCTGACCGAGACGTCGCCGGTCATCTCGGTGAACCCGCCGGGCGAGGTGAAGATCGGCACCATCGGCCCGCCCGTCGTCGACGTCGAGATCGCGATCGACGAGAGCGTCGCCGATCAGGCCGCCTTCGCCGACGACCCCGGCGAGGTCGGCGAACTCCTCGTCCGCGGGCCGAACGTCACGCGCGGCTACTGGAACAAACCCGGCGCGACGGATCGATCCTTTACCGACGATATCGACGAGAGCGAAGCGACCGTCATGGCCGACGGCGAGGGCAAGCGCGAGGCGTCGGGCCAGTGGTTCCGCACCGGCGACATCGTCCACCGCCGCCCCGACGACTACCTCGAGTTCCGCGACCGGGCGAAACAGATCCTCGTCCTCTCGACGGGGAAGAACGTCGCGCCGGCGCCGATCGAGGACAAGTTCGTCTCGAGCGAGGTCGTCGAGCAGGCGATGGTCGTCGGCGACGGCGAGAAGTTCGTCGGTGCGCTGATCGTTCCCAATACGGATCACGTTCGCGAGTGGGCCGAGCGTGAGGGTATCGACCTGCCGGCCGATCCCGAAGCGATGTGCGACGACGAGCGCGTCCGCGAGTACGTCCAGCGGGAAGTCGACCGGGTCAACGAGGGGTTAGACGGCTACGAGACGATCAAGCGGTTCGAACTGGTCCCACAGGAGTTCACCGAGGAAAACGAGATGTTGACGCCGACGATGAAGAAGAAGCGCCGCGCAATCCTCGATCGGTTCGCCGATCGCGTCGATCGTATCTACGAGGACGCCTGA
- a CDS encoding MBL fold metallo-hydrolase — MADTDTDANAGAVREVTTGDCSDLYYLDTGMYDTSGYGAAYILDADRPAVVESGIGTNHERILAALEELGIDREELAAVAVTHIHLDHAGGAGFLAEKCPNADVYVPEVGASLLADPEKLVAGTKNAVGDQWEFYVEPEPIPKDRIVGIEDGDTIDLGTHELRVHEAPGHAFHQVIFEDPANDAVFTGDAAGIWVPERERTVETSPPSDFDLEQCLADLETIAEIDPDVLLYTHFGPRDVSDDLGGALDEYGDVLSAWVDAVETKRAELEDDEAVVEHFAETADESLFDAWSERKARAEAAMNVRGVLGYLDARDE; from the coding sequence ATGGCCGATACGGATACGGACGCGAATGCTGGAGCCGTCCGCGAAGTCACGACCGGCGACTGCTCGGATCTCTACTACCTCGACACCGGCATGTACGACACCAGCGGCTACGGCGCCGCGTACATTCTCGACGCCGACCGACCGGCGGTCGTCGAGAGCGGCATCGGCACCAACCACGAGCGCATCCTCGCGGCCCTCGAGGAACTCGGCATCGACCGCGAGGAACTCGCAGCCGTCGCAGTAACCCATATCCACCTGGACCACGCCGGCGGCGCGGGCTTTCTCGCCGAGAAGTGCCCGAACGCGGACGTCTACGTCCCCGAGGTCGGCGCGAGCCTGCTGGCCGATCCGGAGAAACTCGTCGCGGGGACGAAAAACGCCGTCGGCGATCAGTGGGAGTTCTACGTCGAACCCGAGCCGATCCCGAAGGATCGGATCGTCGGCATCGAGGACGGCGATACTATCGACCTCGGAACCCACGAACTGCGCGTCCACGAGGCTCCCGGCCACGCCTTCCACCAGGTGATCTTCGAGGACCCCGCGAACGATGCGGTCTTCACCGGTGACGCCGCCGGTATCTGGGTCCCCGAGCGGGAACGGACAGTCGAAACTTCGCCGCCCTCCGATTTCGACCTCGAGCAGTGCCTCGCGGACCTCGAGACGATCGCCGAAATCGACCCGGACGTCCTGCTCTACACGCACTTCGGCCCGCGGGACGTCAGCGACGACCTCGGGGGGGCGCTCGACGAGTACGGGGACGTCCTCTCGGCGTGGGTCGACGCCGTCGAGACGAAGCGCGCGGAACTCGAGGACGACGAGGCGGTCGTCGAACACTTCGCGGAGACGGCCGACGAATCGCTGTTCGACGCCTGGAGCGAGCGGAAGGCGCGAGCCGAGGCCGCGATGAACGTCCGCGGCGTGCTCGGCTACCTAGACGCTCGCGACGAGTAA
- a CDS encoding cation diffusion facilitator family transporter has product MTGDATGDATDDRRAFVRASGVNVLGNAVKILFEGVVGLTFGSVALLADAAHSVADLVASVVVLVWGRSSFEEPDATHPHGHARIEPLTALFVGAVIALLGLNLLYDSAQGILHGVEVEFNFLLLAALGFSIVDMYLVYRYTELVNQRLESTSLAALATDCLNDIYTSFAAVVGVCGVLFGVPLLDPIAGGLVSLLVIYQGIEIGRENVDYLIGAAASPAQRAEITEALRSHPDVEGVHDLTVFYDGVVLEVEVHVEVDGDMPFREAHDIESELVDRLRSIDDVGDAHVHLDPSGIGEWKEQSDD; this is encoded by the coding sequence ATGACCGGCGACGCGACCGGCGATGCGACCGATGACAGGCGGGCGTTCGTCCGCGCGTCGGGGGTGAACGTCCTCGGCAACGCGGTGAAGATCCTCTTCGAGGGGGTCGTGGGGCTGACCTTCGGGAGCGTCGCCCTGCTCGCGGACGCGGCCCACTCGGTCGCGGATCTGGTCGCGAGCGTCGTCGTCCTGGTCTGGGGGCGGAGTTCGTTCGAGGAACCCGACGCGACCCACCCGCACGGTCACGCCCGGATCGAGCCGCTGACGGCGCTGTTCGTCGGCGCCGTCATTGCACTGCTCGGGCTGAATCTGCTCTACGACTCCGCGCAGGGGATCCTCCACGGCGTCGAGGTCGAGTTCAACTTCCTGCTGCTCGCTGCGCTCGGCTTTTCGATCGTCGACATGTACCTCGTCTACCGCTACACGGAACTGGTCAACCAACGGCTCGAGTCGACCTCGCTGGCCGCCCTCGCGACGGACTGTCTGAACGATATCTACACCTCCTTTGCGGCCGTCGTCGGCGTCTGCGGGGTCCTGTTCGGGGTCCCACTGCTCGATCCGATCGCCGGCGGCCTCGTCAGCCTGCTGGTCATCTACCAGGGAATCGAGATCGGGCGCGAGAACGTCGACTACCTCATCGGCGCCGCGGCCAGCCCGGCACAGCGCGCGGAGATCACCGAGGCGCTGCGGAGCCACCCCGACGTCGAGGGCGTCCACGACCTGACGGTCTTCTACGACGGGGTCGTCCTCGAGGTCGAGGTTCACGTCGAGGTCGACGGCGACATGCCGTTTCGGGAGGCCCACGATATCGAGTCGGAGCTAGTCGACCGACTGCGATCGATCGACGACGTCGGCGACGCGCACGTCCACCTCGATCCGTCGGGGATCGGCGAGTGGAAGGAGCAGTCCGACGACTGA